In a genomic window of Petrotoga sp. 9PWA.NaAc.5.4:
- a CDS encoding DUF3783 domain-containing protein has translation MYEEIKDIPTIIINGMNKEQILSIMKTIKNMDNLPKNIIFASVTPISSQWKVEDLIKELKQEDIEMKKVTENLRKGFYDNMKKEEE, from the coding sequence GTGTACGAAGAAATTAAAGACATTCCAACTATAATCATAAATGGTATGAATAAAGAGCAAATACTTAGCATCATGAAAACAATTAAAAACATGGATAATTTACCAAAAAACATTATATTTGCTTCAGTAACCCCTATAAGTTCGCAATGGAAAGTGGAAGATCTCATAAAAGAATTAAAACAAGAAGATATCGAAATGAAAAAAGTAACAGAAAACCTTAGAAAAGGTTTTTACGACAATATGAAAAAAGAAGAAGAGTAA
- a CDS encoding carbohydrate ABC transporter permease, which produces MMKKYLNKFLITLLIIIIVLFSFIPIYWTLVTSLSYTSDLTLTTKYWFPPRINFNNYLDIFSPAQGVYSAAYEFRISLLNSLFIALITTIIVLIFGSFAAYSIERLKVPFRKVISYAVVLTQMMPPIVLVIPLYFLFNMLGLLDNKFALIIIYVALNLPFSIWILSSYFRNLPVSIEEAAIIDGCGYFEVLWRIVLPLSKPAIFSSSIFVFLAAWNEFQIALILTTTLRAKTLPIAISQFMGRFLIDNPMLATSGIIAMIPPAIFVILFQRYLISGLTSGAVKE; this is translated from the coding sequence ATGATGAAAAAATATTTAAATAAATTTTTAATAACATTGTTAATTATTATTATCGTTTTATTCTCTTTTATTCCTATTTATTGGACTTTAGTTACAAGCTTATCATACACATCAGACTTAACCTTAACAACCAAATATTGGTTCCCTCCTCGTATTAATTTTAATAATTATTTAGATATTTTTTCTCCTGCTCAAGGAGTCTATAGTGCAGCCTATGAATTTAGAATATCTCTGTTAAATAGTTTATTCATTGCGTTAATTACAACTATCATTGTATTAATTTTTGGTTCTTTTGCTGCTTATTCGATTGAAAGGCTGAAAGTACCTTTTAGAAAAGTTATTAGTTATGCAGTAGTTCTCACACAAATGATGCCCCCTATAGTTCTTGTTATTCCTCTATATTTTCTTTTTAACATGTTAGGCTTGCTTGATAATAAATTTGCTTTAATAATAATATATGTCGCTTTGAATTTACCATTTTCCATTTGGATTTTAAGCTCATATTTTAGAAATCTTCCTGTTTCAATTGAAGAAGCTGCTATAATAGATGGCTGTGGATATTTCGAAGTTTTGTGGAGAATTGTTTTACCTTTGTCAAAGCCCGCAATTTTTAGTAGCAGTATTTTTGTTTTTTTAGCGGCGTGGAATGAATTTCAAATTGCGCTGATTCTCACTACTACCCTTAGAGCAAAAACTCTCCCTATAGCTATTTCTCAATTTATGGGGCGGTTTTTAATTGATAATCCTATGTTAGCGACTTCTGGCATAATAGCTATGATCCCTCCCGCAATATTCGTAATATTATTTCAACGATATCTCATATCAGGATTGACAAGTGGAGCTGTAAAAGAATAA
- a CDS encoding carbohydrate ABC transporter permease has translation MNKKRKVLGYFLITPALVVMFCVLIFPLAYSFYLSFFNVSLGRTMKLDFVGFYNYIDVIKDQTWWKAFLNTIYFVIADVAIGIPLGLIFALTLNRKLPIRSLIIGIVMFPYILPPIVHGLMWKLIYNPDYGFLNATLMNLGIIKEPIYWLVSPNLALIALIIANIWQGTAFAVIIYLGGLQSIPLEYYEAARIDGSTSIKLLRYITIPLLRPYTSLLLVMKTIMTFKIFDMVYAMTGGGPAGSTKVVAYEIYHTAFEAFKFGRASAMSYILLGIVAVIVFIYQRIFKEETLL, from the coding sequence ATGAATAAAAAAAGAAAAGTGTTAGGATATTTTTTAATTACTCCTGCTTTAGTTGTAATGTTTTGCGTGCTAATTTTTCCATTAGCGTATTCTTTTTATCTTAGTTTTTTTAATGTTTCTTTGGGTAGAACCATGAAGTTGGATTTTGTGGGCTTTTATAATTATATTGATGTTATTAAAGATCAAACGTGGTGGAAGGCTTTTTTAAATACTATTTATTTTGTCATAGCAGATGTTGCCATTGGAATACCTTTAGGATTAATCTTTGCCCTAACTTTGAATAGGAAATTACCTATACGTAGTTTAATCATAGGAATAGTTATGTTCCCCTATATTTTACCCCCTATAGTACACGGGCTTATGTGGAAACTCATATATAATCCGGATTACGGGTTCCTTAACGCGACTTTAATGAATCTTGGAATTATCAAAGAACCTATTTATTGGCTTGTAAGTCCGAATTTAGCTTTGATTGCTTTAATTATTGCAAATATATGGCAAGGAACAGCTTTTGCGGTTATAATTTATCTTGGAGGGCTACAATCTATTCCTTTAGAATATTATGAGGCTGCTAGAATTGATGGATCAACTTCTATTAAGCTTTTAAGATATATTACAATTCCTCTTTTGAGGCCCTACACAAGTTTATTATTGGTTATGAAAACAATAATGACTTTCAAGATTTTTGATATGGTTTATGCTATGACAGGGGGAGGCCCGGCTGGAAGCACTAAAGTAGTTGCTTATGAAATATACCATACTGCTTTTGAAGCATTTAAATTTGGTAGAGCAAGTGCAATGTCGTATATTCTTTTAGGTATTGTAGCAGTTATAGTTTTTATCTATCAACGAATTTTTAAAGAAGAAACTTTATTATAA
- a CDS encoding sugar ABC transporter substrate-binding protein, with translation MKKTFLIILVAILGIASFSQAELNFIVGPENLEYLIQRNQEFYDKTGIRVNLTVVPYGRDAVPKLIASFLAGGTQYDIFTIDCVDVPMYAENEWVLPVDQWITENMKKDALPFALDGVAYEGHWYGLPWVSEWKSFVYNKEIIKKAGYDVMPVTWDEVVKLSQDLQNAGIVKYATAGSWAQKESLVCDFVAILASFGGEFFDENLNPVFNNEKGVQALQFMVDMIYKYKIINPSSLSWTELEVYQNMFNGTIAYAMMWGLPLVDLDNPALSKVVGQCEIGLMPSVDGDHPYTVSGPMGLAISYGTKYPKEAWQYIEFLAGPEGALDAALYAGLVPGWQSAWENSEFKQKVRGAEEMLEQGIYVVNRPRVPWYLEFSPLLAEELHKALTLKLTPKQALDNAAKAAIKVREDWEKRSK, from the coding sequence ATGAAAAAAACTTTTTTAATTATTCTTGTTGCCATCTTAGGGATAGCTTCATTTTCTCAAGCGGAATTAAACTTTATAGTAGGTCCAGAAAATTTAGAGTATTTGATTCAAAGGAATCAGGAATTTTATGATAAAACAGGCATTAGAGTAAATTTAACCGTTGTTCCATATGGTAGAGACGCTGTACCAAAATTAATAGCTTCTTTTTTAGCTGGTGGGACTCAATATGATATTTTTACCATTGATTGTGTAGATGTTCCAATGTATGCAGAAAACGAATGGGTTTTGCCGGTAGATCAATGGATTACGGAAAATATGAAAAAGGATGCATTACCTTTTGCATTAGATGGAGTAGCATATGAAGGGCATTGGTATGGATTACCTTGGGTATCCGAGTGGAAATCATTCGTGTATAATAAAGAAATAATCAAAAAAGCAGGTTATGATGTAATGCCCGTTACATGGGACGAAGTCGTAAAATTATCACAAGATCTTCAAAATGCAGGTATTGTAAAATATGCTACTGCAGGAAGTTGGGCTCAAAAAGAAAGTCTGGTGTGTGACTTTGTTGCCATATTGGCTTCGTTTGGAGGAGAGTTTTTTGATGAAAATTTGAATCCTGTTTTCAATAATGAGAAAGGTGTTCAGGCACTTCAATTTATGGTAGATATGATATATAAATACAAGATAATTAACCCTTCTTCTTTATCTTGGACGGAACTAGAGGTTTATCAAAATATGTTTAATGGCACTATTGCATATGCTATGATGTGGGGATTACCATTAGTCGATTTAGATAATCCTGCATTATCAAAAGTTGTAGGGCAATGTGAGATTGGACTGATGCCTTCTGTTGATGGAGATCATCCTTATACAGTTTCTGGGCCAATGGGGCTTGCTATTTCCTATGGAACAAAATATCCAAAAGAAGCATGGCAATATATAGAATTTTTAGCTGGTCCTGAAGGTGCTTTGGACGCTGCTCTTTATGCGGGGTTAGTTCCTGGATGGCAATCAGCATGGGAAAATTCAGAATTTAAGCAAAAGGTTCGAGGTGCGGAAGAAATGTTAGAACAAGGTATATATGTAGTAAATAGGCCTCGTGTACCTTGGTATCTTGAATTTTCACCTCTCCTTGCAGAAGAATTACACAAAGCATTGACTCTTAAATTGACTCCAAAACAAGCTCTTGATAACGCAGCTAAAGCAGCGATAAAAGTGAGAGAAGATTGGGAAAAAAGGTCAAAATAA